In Nitrospira sp., the following are encoded in one genomic region:
- a CDS encoding TOBE domain-containing protein encodes MKLSARNQFQGTITKITEGQAMAEVTVKVGTLEFVAAITEGSVKSMGLKLNDSVTVAIKATEVMVGK; translated from the coding sequence ATGAAGCTCAGCGCACGCAATCAATTTCAAGGCACCATCACAAAAATCACCGAAGGCCAGGCGATGGCCGAGGTGACGGTCAAGGTCGGCACACTCGAATTTGTCGCCGCCATCACCGAAGGCTCGGTGAAGAGTATGGGATTGAAACTCAACGACTCAGTGACGGTCGCCATCAAGGCCACCGAGGTGATGGTCGGAAAGTAA
- a CDS encoding TOBE domain-containing protein, translated as MAKRMTGDVLTAKEAARYLRLTLPTFYRYIWEGKIEASKIGGRYRFTKSLLDGWLGKKNTGADDVSGRNKLVGRVTAIKRDAIMAQIDVDIGFHKITAVITRDALDALGLRIGDTAIALVKATEVMIAKD; from the coding sequence ATGGCGAAACGGATGACGGGCGATGTGCTGACGGCCAAGGAAGCGGCACGATATCTCAGGCTGACATTGCCGACCTTCTATCGATATATTTGGGAGGGTAAAATCGAGGCATCGAAGATCGGGGGGCGATACCGGTTTACAAAATCGTTGCTCGACGGGTGGCTCGGCAAAAAGAACACAGGCGCCGATGATGTCAGTGGGCGCAATAAGCTGGTCGGCCGAGTGACGGCGATCAAGCGGGACGCGATCATGGCGCAGATCGACGTCGACATCGGCTTCCACAAGATTACCGCCGTGATCACCCGTGATGCGCTGGATGCACTCGGGCTCCGCATCGGCGATACCGCGATTGCCCTGGTTAAAGCGACCGAGGTCATGATTGCGAAAGACTAA
- a CDS encoding molybdopterin-dependent oxidoreductase, translating into MPSSWRLVFVALVGFLGCSSVMLTDSLRAQDMEGLEAADNKQPAPANLSPEEARKHYLNCPGGPSTHFRLGGKVTNPKTFTLDTLRGQPTQTNVWAFYRSGASPTGFETGQWTGVLLYDLLQQAQIGLNPEVKNDQNRKFILVTGSDCYQQAFSMGELVPAIGGQHQIIVAYAKDGVLLQSEGFARIINPGDKSGARNVSNLIRIQVIDPPLPKASNSD; encoded by the coding sequence ATGCCTTCATCATGGCGACTTGTTTTCGTTGCGCTTGTCGGTTTCTTGGGCTGTTCGAGCGTGATGCTGACGGACTCGCTCCGAGCACAGGACATGGAGGGTCTGGAGGCGGCCGACAATAAGCAACCGGCGCCGGCCAACCTGTCACCGGAGGAAGCACGCAAACATTACCTCAACTGCCCCGGTGGTCCGTCAACTCACTTTCGTCTGGGCGGGAAAGTTACAAATCCGAAGACCTTCACCCTCGATACGCTTCGTGGACAACCGACTCAGACCAACGTCTGGGCTTTTTATCGCTCAGGAGCGAGCCCGACCGGATTTGAAACCGGCCAATGGACAGGCGTCTTGCTCTATGACTTGCTCCAGCAGGCCCAGATCGGGTTGAACCCGGAGGTAAAAAACGATCAGAACCGCAAGTTCATCCTCGTCACGGGCAGTGATTGTTACCAGCAGGCTTTCTCCATGGGAGAGTTGGTTCCGGCAATCGGAGGACAGCACCAAATCATTGTCGCCTATGCAAAGGACGGTGTGCTGTTACAGTCAGAAGGATTTGCACGGATCATCAATCCAGGTGATAAATCCGGAGCGCGCAATGTCTCGAATCTCATTCGGATTCAGGTCATCGATCCACCCTTACCAAAGGCGTCCAATTCCGATTAG
- the modC gene encoding molybdenum ABC transporter ATP-binding protein, producing MSRLVAHFHVRYPTFHLSIDLDVPASGITMLFGHSGCGKTTLLRCLAGLERSSDGFMQFGNDVWQDEKIGLCLPLYRRPIGYVFQEPRLFPHYNVRSNLLYGYKRIPLAQRRIAIDQVVDILGIGHLLERRIHKLSGGEQQRVAIGRALLTSPQLLLLDEPLASLDIQRKQELLPFIRRLHEELRIPVMYVSHAVNEILQLADRVVLLKEGTIVGIGPLNEILTSSQLRRGFGSLRVGAVLDARVANHEPEYGLTRLEFKGQFLFTSLQAASIGEAVRVHIGSSDVSLVIGQTPCPTSVLNILDATILEIRETDHSSVDVLLDIGAPLVASITRKSLVNLGLKPGQRVFAHIKAVALNEELVE from the coding sequence ATGAGCCGACTGGTTGCACACTTTCATGTACGCTATCCGACCTTTCACCTGAGCATCGATTTGGACGTGCCGGCCTCAGGAATTACCATGCTCTTCGGCCATTCAGGGTGTGGAAAGACAACGCTGTTGCGATGCTTGGCTGGACTGGAGCGGTCATCCGACGGGTTCATGCAGTTCGGCAACGATGTCTGGCAGGACGAGAAGATCGGTCTGTGCCTGCCGCTCTATAGACGGCCGATCGGATATGTGTTTCAGGAGCCCCGCTTGTTCCCCCACTACAACGTACGTTCGAATCTTCTGTATGGGTACAAGCGGATTCCTCTAGCGCAACGCCGCATCGCCATCGACCAGGTGGTGGATATTCTGGGAATCGGCCATCTGCTTGAACGCCGCATTCATAAGTTGTCCGGCGGCGAGCAACAGAGGGTGGCGATCGGCCGGGCGCTGTTGACCAGTCCGCAGCTGCTCCTGTTGGATGAACCGCTCGCCTCGCTCGATATCCAACGCAAGCAAGAACTCCTTCCGTTCATCCGTCGACTTCATGAGGAACTCCGGATTCCGGTGATGTACGTCAGTCACGCGGTCAATGAAATCCTTCAACTGGCCGATCGTGTCGTGCTGTTGAAAGAGGGAACGATCGTCGGCATCGGCCCGCTCAATGAGATCTTGACCTCCTCGCAACTTCGTCGCGGTTTTGGATCACTCCGGGTCGGCGCGGTGTTGGACGCTCGGGTCGCGAATCACGAGCCGGAGTATGGCCTCACGCGATTGGAATTCAAGGGGCAATTCCTGTTTACCTCGTTGCAGGCGGCCTCAATAGGCGAGGCGGTGCGCGTCCATATTGGTTCGAGCGATGTCAGCCTCGTGATAGGGCAGACTCCTTGCCCAACCAGTGTCTTGAACATTCTTGACGCAACGATTCTGGAAATCCGGGAAACGGATCACTCATCGGTAGACGTGCTGTTGGATATCGGAGCGCCGCTTGTCGCCAGCATCACTCGGAAATCCCTCGTCAACCTTGGTCTGAAACCGGGTCAGCGGGTCTTCGCCCATATCAAAGCCGTGGCGTTAAACGAAGAATTGGTGGAGTAG
- the modB gene encoding molybdate ABC transporter permease subunit, producing MMTLTDVDLSALWISLRLATMTVLVLLIVGTPLAWWLAHTRSRFRPFVEAAVALPIVLPPTVLGFYILVALGPYGPFSRIAHLSLAFTFTGLVIASVFYSMPFVIQPLQGAFEATGKAPLEAAWSLRASKLDAFLTVISPIALRGYITAIVLGFAHTIGEFGVVLMVGGSIPGQTRVLSTIIFEHVETMEYAQAHAVSAFMLIFSFLVLLAVYVANRRFPIHAS from the coding sequence ATGATGACTCTGACAGATGTGGACCTGAGCGCGCTGTGGATCAGCCTGCGGCTGGCGACGATGACCGTGCTCGTTTTGCTGATTGTGGGTACGCCGCTCGCCTGGTGGCTGGCTCATACTCGTTCCCGGTTCAGACCCTTCGTGGAAGCGGCGGTCGCGCTCCCCATCGTGCTTCCACCTACCGTCTTGGGATTTTACATCCTCGTCGCGCTGGGCCCATACGGGCCGTTCAGCCGTATCGCCCATCTCTCGCTCGCCTTTACCTTCACCGGCCTGGTCATCGCCTCGGTCTTTTATTCAATGCCGTTCGTGATCCAGCCGCTGCAAGGCGCCTTTGAAGCAACCGGCAAGGCTCCCTTGGAAGCAGCCTGGTCGCTTCGCGCCTCCAAGCTCGACGCCTTTCTGACCGTGATCTCCCCGATCGCGCTGCGCGGCTATATCACCGCGATTGTGCTCGGGTTTGCCCATACGATCGGAGAGTTCGGGGTGGTGCTGATGGTTGGAGGGTCGATCCCTGGGCAAACGCGTGTCCTCTCGACGATCATCTTCGAACATGTAGAAACGATGGAATACGCTCAGGCTCATGCCGTCTCTGCTTTCATGCTGATCTTTTCGTTTCTGGTGCTGTTGGCGGTCTATGTCGCCAACCGACGATTTCCCATCCATGCGTCATGA
- the modA gene encoding molybdate ABC transporter substrate-binding protein produces MKRIILAWCLFVIAQAVPPAFAEPVLVAVAANFVPPFREVAVEFEKATGHSLKVAAGSSGNFYAQIKNGAPFDVFFSADNERPKKLEEEGFGVKDSRFTYAIGRVVLWSPNADLVKGHETLRSKNFKRLAMANPKTAPYGVAAMQAMQKLELWESLQSHIVMGENLGQTIGFVESGNAQLGFVALSQVMDPKLKGKGSHWHVPTDLHEPIQQDVILLVKGKDNQAAKALMEFMSGPQAKTIIERYGYELK; encoded by the coding sequence ATGAAACGAATCATTCTTGCGTGGTGCTTGTTCGTCATAGCGCAGGCTGTGCCACCGGCATTCGCCGAGCCGGTACTGGTGGCGGTGGCGGCGAATTTTGTTCCACCGTTCCGAGAGGTGGCGGTAGAGTTCGAAAAGGCGACCGGCCATAGCCTCAAGGTCGCCGCAGGTTCGTCCGGGAATTTCTATGCGCAAATCAAGAACGGCGCGCCGTTCGACGTGTTCTTCTCCGCCGATAACGAACGCCCCAAGAAGTTGGAAGAAGAGGGCTTCGGCGTCAAGGACTCCCGCTTCACCTATGCCATCGGTCGTGTCGTGCTGTGGAGTCCGAACGCCGACCTGGTGAAAGGACATGAGACGTTGCGCTCGAAGAATTTTAAACGCCTGGCCATGGCTAATCCAAAAACCGCGCCGTACGGAGTCGCGGCGATGCAGGCCATGCAAAAGCTGGAACTCTGGGAGAGCTTACAGTCTCACATCGTCATGGGGGAGAATCTCGGCCAGACCATCGGGTTTGTCGAGTCCGGCAATGCCCAGCTGGGATTCGTGGCCTTGTCCCAGGTCATGGACCCGAAGCTCAAGGGGAAAGGAAGTCACTGGCATGTTCCTACCGATCTACACGAACCAATCCAACAGGACGTGATCTTGCTGGTGAAAGGAAAGGATAACCAGGCGGCAAAAGCGCTCATGGAGTTCATGAGCGGTCCGCAGGCGAAAACGATTATCGAACGCTATGGCTATGAGCTGAAGTAG
- a CDS encoding alginate export family protein encodes MSRGILWCVFLSLSLFLIGPERARAAEYGELVQKGDKWVFKSTEDPIFKYMRDTGWITDERYHAVSSQTGKNWIEPADAMLNRRQDIEWNRYLKTALHLPDWLDLGLENRTRFESYDHPWRVSQVPGNGAPDTQFPLRSRVRFGLGGNGPLRFLFEGNDSRSFLLTDPQGAFRDTTMVNTFDVLQLFGAVKLNNVLGTGLRTDFLFGRYTLDMGNRRMSARNDFRNTSNSFDGFYWQIEQDTTWKLRAFVAEPVIRLQEFADHQNSNTLFWGTYFEGHHFPWFQMDAYYLGLNDIRSPRVTTHRTYSTFGGRLYKNPKPGEWDYEIETAWQIGTTGLTDHFAYFNHLDIGYTVNLPWTPRLLFHYDYASGDRQPGDSQNESFDTLFGARNFEYNPTSTWGPFYRVNLQSPGWRLILRPTPAWILELKHRVWFLAQAKDFFGQSGLRDPTGNSGTSLGQDVQLRARWAVTKNLDFDVGYVHWFKGSYFDSPTILAQMPTGGNKDSDYFYWQVRVRI; translated from the coding sequence ATGTCGAGAGGGATTTTGTGGTGTGTCTTTCTGAGCCTGTCTCTTTTTCTGATAGGCCCGGAAAGGGCCAGGGCCGCCGAGTACGGGGAACTGGTACAGAAGGGCGACAAATGGGTGTTCAAGAGTACGGAAGACCCGATATTCAAGTACATGCGAGATACCGGGTGGATCACAGATGAGAGATACCATGCGGTGTCTTCACAAACCGGGAAGAACTGGATCGAGCCGGCCGATGCGATGCTCAATCGACGGCAGGACATCGAATGGAATCGATACCTCAAAACTGCGCTGCACCTTCCTGACTGGCTCGACCTGGGGCTGGAGAACCGGACTCGTTTCGAATCGTACGATCACCCCTGGCGAGTAAGCCAAGTCCCAGGGAACGGGGCACCGGATACACAATTTCCTCTGCGGTCGCGAGTTCGTTTCGGATTGGGAGGCAACGGACCATTGCGATTCCTGTTCGAGGGTAACGATTCACGCTCGTTTCTTCTTACTGATCCCCAGGGAGCTTTCCGTGACACCACTATGGTCAATACATTCGATGTTCTCCAGTTGTTTGGAGCAGTGAAATTGAACAATGTCCTGGGGACCGGACTGCGGACCGATTTCCTTTTCGGCCGCTATACCCTGGATATGGGCAACCGCCGGATGAGTGCCAGAAATGATTTTCGAAACACCTCCAACTCGTTTGACGGCTTCTATTGGCAAATCGAGCAAGACACGACTTGGAAGCTCAGGGCATTCGTCGCGGAGCCGGTCATCCGACTCCAGGAGTTTGCGGACCACCAAAACAGCAATACGCTCTTTTGGGGAACCTACTTCGAGGGCCATCATTTCCCCTGGTTCCAGATGGACGCCTACTACTTGGGACTGAACGACATCCGCTCACCGAGGGTGACCACCCATCGCACCTATTCCACGTTCGGCGGTCGCCTCTACAAAAACCCCAAACCGGGAGAATGGGATTATGAGATTGAGACCGCTTGGCAGATCGGAACCACGGGACTGACCGATCATTTTGCTTATTTTAACCATCTCGACATCGGGTACACAGTAAACCTCCCCTGGACGCCGAGATTACTGTTTCACTATGACTATGCCAGCGGGGATCGCCAACCAGGCGACAGCCAGAATGAATCGTTCGATACATTATTCGGAGCGAGAAACTTCGAATACAATCCCACCAGCACGTGGGGTCCGTTTTACAGAGTCAACCTCCAGTCACCAGGGTGGCGGCTGATCCTCAGGCCCACACCGGCCTGGATTCTGGAACTCAAACATCGCGTCTGGTTTCTCGCGCAGGCCAAGGACTTCTTCGGCCAATCCGGCTTACGAGATCCCACGGGAAACTCCGGCACCTCGCTGGGGCAGGATGTGCAACTTCGCGCCAGGTGGGCGGTTACCAAGAACCTGGACTTTGATGTCGGCTACGTACACTGGTTCAAAGGATCCTATTTCGACAGCCCCACCATCCTTGCCCAAATGCCGACCGGAGGAAACAAAGACAGTGATTACTTCTATTGGCAAGTGCGAGTCAGGATCTAG
- a CDS encoding substrate-binding domain-containing protein, translating into MLYTLSMRTQIKQHGPSVRFSNHLKSIRTKQGFSQGELAKRAGITRQAISSIESNLYLPTTAVALQLASVLACRVEDLFSLAPAEDIIEGTLIGRLPQAEAQTQSIRVKVSTVGKRTIVRPVAGLGEQLSFAVPADGYITDLPHRLSGTTIRVKLSRDREAIQQEISVAGCDPAIFLAGEHLRRHKDQTTVVGWPMGSMAALQALQRGEVHVAGMHLFDPASGESNVPFLRRSLKGSGYEVVTFATWEEGFMVRRGNPLSIRTAADLAERSVVLVNREEGSGARLLLDQRLRASGMDSSHVQGYEQVLLSHFEVARAIDGSRADVGIGIRSAAQLFGLDFIPLQTARYDLVVPKSYLQSHPTLAHLFETIVSGPFRNEIEALGGYDTRETGKVHALRVV; encoded by the coding sequence TTGCTATACACCCTGTCCATGCGGACGCAGATCAAACAGCACGGACCCTCCGTTCGGTTTTCCAATCACCTAAAATCCATTCGTACGAAGCAGGGCTTCTCTCAGGGTGAACTCGCCAAGCGAGCTGGTATTACGCGACAAGCCATATCTTCCATTGAATCGAACCTGTACTTACCGACGACGGCAGTTGCCCTTCAGTTGGCCTCAGTACTGGCTTGCCGCGTCGAGGATCTGTTTAGTCTTGCTCCGGCGGAGGACATCATTGAAGGCACCCTCATCGGCCGGCTCCCTCAAGCAGAGGCGCAGACTCAATCGATCCGCGTCAAAGTTTCGACCGTCGGAAAACGGACGATCGTGCGACCTGTCGCCGGCTTAGGCGAGCAACTTTCCTTTGCAGTTCCTGCAGACGGCTATATCACCGACCTACCTCACCGGCTGTCCGGGACAACCATCCGGGTGAAACTCTCACGCGATCGAGAAGCGATCCAACAGGAAATTTCCGTGGCCGGCTGCGATCCGGCGATTTTTCTCGCCGGTGAGCATTTACGGCGACACAAAGATCAGACAACGGTCGTCGGCTGGCCGATGGGAAGCATGGCGGCGTTGCAGGCCTTGCAGCGTGGCGAGGTCCATGTCGCCGGCATGCATCTCTTTGATCCGGCGAGCGGAGAATCAAACGTGCCGTTTCTCAGACGATCACTGAAGGGATCTGGTTACGAGGTTGTGACCTTCGCAACCTGGGAAGAGGGATTCATGGTTCGCCGAGGCAATCCCCTGTCCATTCGCACGGCAGCCGACCTTGCTGAGCGCTCAGTAGTCTTGGTCAATCGAGAAGAAGGCTCTGGTGCAAGGCTGCTGCTCGATCAACGATTACGTGCATCCGGCATGGACTCGTCGCACGTTCAAGGGTACGAACAAGTCTTGTTGTCTCATTTTGAAGTAGCCCGAGCCATCGACGGCAGCCGGGCAGATGTCGGAATCGGGATTCGATCCGCCGCGCAACTCTTTGGACTCGATTTCATTCCACTCCAAACCGCTCGCTACGACCTGGTTGTCCCCAAGTCATACTTACAATCCCATCCGACGTTAGCGCACTTGTTTGAGACCATCGTGAGCGGACCATTTCGAAACGAGATCGAAGCCCTGGGGGGCTACGACACCAGAGAAACCGGGAAAGTCCATGCGCTGCGGGTCGTCTGA
- a CDS encoding transposase: protein MRNLGGFAAELKAVMSKLEALIAKIDTAMAAIAAGSPQHQEAQHRLQTIVGVGPLVGLSLTNTLERVPFRKADAFVAFTGLDPRANDSGQKAGRRRLSKRGPAELRRLLFNAAMSAVKTTVWKPIYESYRTQGWSTTASLVIIARKIARTAWSIHHYRTTFNPERITKCLT from the coding sequence ATGCGCAATCTGGGCGGCTTTGCCGCCGAACTCAAGGCCGTGATGAGCAAATTGGAGGCGTTGATTGCCAAGATTGATACGGCCATGGCTGCGATTGCGGCTGGTTCGCCCCAACACCAGGAGGCCCAACATCGGTTGCAAACCATTGTGGGCGTCGGTCCCCTGGTAGGCCTCAGCTTGACCAATACGTTGGAGCGCGTACCGTTTCGCAAGGCGGATGCCTTCGTCGCTTTCACCGGGTTGGATCCGCGGGCGAATGACTCGGGACAGAAAGCCGGTCGCCGCCGCTTGTCCAAACGCGGCCCGGCCGAGTTGCGCCGCTTGCTGTTTAACGCTGCGATGTCGGCCGTCAAAACTACCGTCTGGAAACCGATCTACGAATCGTACCGCACGCAAGGCTGGAGTACGACCGCCTCGTTGGTGATCATCGCTCGCAAAATCGCCCGGACCGCGTGGTCTATTCATCATTACCGGACAACATTTAATCCAGAGCGAATAACAAAATGCTTGACATGA
- a CDS encoding transposase, with the protein MMQPVLNVGVDVAKDAVVVACAEHSFPVQRIPNQRAPLRTWLKSLPAGSRIGLESTSTYHELLAALAQAHGYTVFLLNPLDTRHYAKAMGNRAKTDRVDAELIARLIAQEHTHLRA; encoded by the coding sequence ATGATGCAACCCGTTCTGAATGTCGGCGTGGATGTGGCCAAAGACGCCGTTGTGGTCGCATGTGCCGAGCACAGTTTTCCGGTCCAGCGTATTCCCAATCAGCGGGCCCCCTTGCGGACATGGCTGAAATCTCTCCCAGCCGGCAGCCGCATCGGCTTGGAATCCACCAGCACCTATCATGAATTGCTGGCGGCCCTGGCGCAGGCCCACGGGTATACCGTCTTCCTGCTGAACCCGTTGGATACTCGGCACTACGCCAAGGCCATGGGCAACCGGGCCAAAACCGACCGGGTGGATGCGGAATTGATTGCCCGACTCATCGCGCAAGAGCACACGCACTTGCGTGCCTAG
- a CDS encoding IPT/TIG domain-containing protein, translating to MSPRFLLPFAMVSLCAFPCFPRHSVAEEGVIVDGAGYTLHDTESIKGHDEQHVSKDPVCDSSRKPKISRVEPDEAKPGHTITIKGENFGTKDCFRGVAFSAAGPTQIDYKFVNDTTIEATVPDVRPGMSFIDVVAGGGTARSRAFLVQDK from the coding sequence ATGTCTCCCCGATTTCTGTTGCCCTTCGCGATGGTCTCCTTGTGTGCGTTCCCCTGCTTCCCCCGCCACTCGGTTGCTGAAGAGGGAGTGATCGTCGACGGAGCGGGCTACACGCTGCACGATACAGAATCAATCAAGGGTCACGACGAACAGCACGTGTCGAAGGACCCTGTCTGCGATAGCAGTAGAAAACCGAAGATCTCGCGCGTGGAGCCGGATGAAGCCAAGCCGGGACACACGATCACCATCAAGGGAGAGAATTTCGGAACGAAGGATTGTTTCCGTGGCGTGGCGTTCAGTGCGGCGGGCCCCACCCAGATCGACTACAAGTTCGTGAACGACACGACCATCGAAGCGACGGTTCCCGATGTCCGGCCCGGCATGTCATTCATCGATGTCGTCGCCGGCGGCGGCACTGCCCGCTCAAGAGCCTTTTTGGTGCAGGACAAGTAG
- a CDS encoding substrate-binding domain-containing protein, whose product MTVGQFVTGLFVGVALCASHAATFAQVAGNLIIAGNGPEQRTIETLVRAFEKANPRVYVDILWDEDSKPLQLVNTGRAQIAVTGVEDPALAATQIGWDGIGILVHLSNFTKEVTKQQVADIFSGKISEWSELGGPETKLLLIDRPRNQNVREAFETQLGIAGKIPDSAKMIGADEVVVKTVVGTLPPLSAAAYISLSTGLSAVSGGVAVRLLPVDKVEPEVPTVKDGRYSLRRPLLLLSKKEPNSLVEAFSQFALSSPGQTIIGEIYVPMQNK is encoded by the coding sequence ATGACCGTGGGGCAGTTCGTAACCGGGCTGTTCGTCGGAGTAGCTCTCTGTGCGTCGCACGCCGCCACCTTCGCTCAAGTAGCCGGAAACTTGATCATCGCCGGAAACGGGCCGGAGCAAAGGACCATCGAGACCCTGGTTCGGGCCTTCGAAAAAGCCAATCCACGAGTCTATGTCGATATTCTGTGGGATGAAGATTCCAAACCGTTGCAACTGGTCAACACAGGCCGGGCTCAGATTGCCGTCACAGGGGTCGAAGATCCGGCGTTAGCGGCGACTCAGATAGGCTGGGATGGAATCGGCATTCTGGTTCATCTGTCGAACTTCACCAAAGAAGTGACCAAGCAGCAAGTTGCCGACATTTTTTCGGGAAAGATCTCGGAGTGGTCGGAGCTGGGCGGACCGGAGACCAAGCTTCTCCTGATCGATAGGCCACGCAACCAAAACGTTCGGGAAGCCTTCGAAACCCAACTGGGGATAGCTGGCAAAATTCCTGATTCCGCCAAAATGATCGGTGCAGACGAGGTCGTCGTGAAGACCGTCGTCGGCACCCTTCCTCCCCTCTCCGCAGCCGCCTATATTTCATTGAGTACCGGCCTCTCGGCCGTCTCGGGAGGTGTCGCCGTCCGCTTGCTGCCGGTGGATAAGGTCGAGCCGGAAGTGCCGACGGTGAAGGACGGCCGCTACAGCCTCCGTCGCCCTCTGTTGCTGCTTTCGAAAAAGGAACCGAACAGCCTGGTTGAGGCCTTTTCACAATTTGCGCTCTCCTCTCCCGGGCAAACGATCATCGGAGAAATCTATGTTCCGATGCAGAACAAGTAA
- a CDS encoding zinc ribbon domain-containing protein, producing MPLYEYHCGQCEKQFEASQSLYARVEDTECPFCRARQATRLMSLFSSNVVGDRKPGFSELKAKAMHEERMRSFAKLPPVNVALNMPPPDAASESDSAPTEGSIS from the coding sequence GTGCCCCTCTACGAGTACCATTGTGGACAGTGCGAAAAACAATTCGAAGCCAGTCAGTCTCTGTATGCCAGGGTCGAAGACACGGAATGTCCATTTTGTCGGGCCCGACAGGCAACCAGACTGATGTCCTTGTTTTCATCCAATGTCGTCGGTGATCGCAAACCAGGCTTTTCCGAGCTGAAAGCCAAGGCCATGCATGAGGAACGGATGCGGAGCTTCGCCAAGTTGCCGCCGGTGAATGTCGCACTCAACATGCCGCCGCCTGATGCCGCCTCGGAATCAGATTCCGCGCCGACAGAAGGATCGATCTCTTGA
- a CDS encoding DMT family transporter, protein MPQLALLLTTVIWGATFPATKAALEQIPPLSFLLLRFLLGTLLVLLWFVICRRRLHRDHAVLKASALTTVFLFLGYLLQTVGLLHTSASNSAFLTALYVIFVPMILMRIDRRVVSATAIAVVGLWLLVKPDSSMNLGDLMTLGCAVAFAGHIICLERFTRQVDAPSLLVWQMVAMTLLFLPAPWWEEATQSAFSPTAALLIGLGVTGILATLAFAVQMWAQRLVPAQQVALLFASEPAYAAWLSWYFLGETLDVQGWIGSALILLAVMIGAFGG, encoded by the coding sequence ATGCCCCAACTCGCACTCCTCCTGACCACGGTCATCTGGGGTGCCACATTTCCCGCAACCAAAGCAGCGCTTGAGCAGATCCCTCCGCTTTCTTTCCTGTTGCTCCGATTCCTCCTAGGCACCCTGTTGGTGCTTCTGTGGTTTGTGATTTGCCGCCGTCGACTGCACCGGGATCATGCCGTATTGAAGGCGAGCGCGCTCACGACCGTCTTCCTCTTTCTCGGGTACCTGTTGCAAACGGTCGGACTCCTCCATACGAGTGCTTCCAATTCAGCGTTTCTGACGGCGTTGTATGTGATTTTTGTACCGATGATTCTCATGCGGATCGACCGGCGGGTGGTGTCGGCTACGGCGATTGCGGTGGTCGGGCTCTGGCTCTTAGTCAAGCCCGACAGCTCTATGAATCTGGGAGATCTCATGACGCTAGGATGCGCCGTCGCGTTTGCCGGGCATATCATTTGTCTTGAGCGGTTCACCCGGCAAGTCGATGCTCCGTCGTTACTGGTGTGGCAGATGGTGGCGATGACGCTGTTGTTCCTTCCTGCTCCCTGGTGGGAAGAGGCGACACAGAGCGCCTTTTCGCCGACAGCCGCCTTGCTGATCGGTCTTGGGGTCACGGGCATTCTGGCTACGCTGGCGTTTGCCGTCCAGATGTGGGCGCAGCGGCTGGTGCCCGCGCAACAGGTAGCCTTATTGTTTGCGTCTGAACCAGCCTATGCGGCTTGGTTGTCTTGGTACTTTCTCGGGGAGACGTTGGATGTGCAAGGATGGATCGGGAGCGCGCTGATCTTATTGGCAGTGATGATCGGGGCGTTCGGCGGCTGA